Proteins from a single region of Synergistaceae bacterium:
- a CDS encoding excinuclease ABC subunit UvrC: MRGNKIMKEKISAILKTLPERPGVYLMRDIDGKIIYVGKAKKLKRRVSSYFRHVHASPRLRKLVQLIDDISIIRTETEAEALITEAKLIRRYSPFFNIELKMSDKYPYVKITNEDYPRIEITRHKSDDGALYLGPFVDAGNIRNLMRLAERYFPLRVCRSKIIPGKKSRPCVEYSLGHSMGACAGLCTQSEYKERVADIILLFEGKQPELVERLRERMNQSAKKLEFEKAARYRDTIRAVWRLSRQKISSALQEDLDGETWNVLNRLQEILGLKVLAWRIDAFDISHTSGHDTYGCCVVFEQGRPSPNLYRRFKIRSLSDGEIDDFASMYETVKRRYSHVMDNSEPAPQLALIDGGPGQLDYALRAVKELGYDIPMIALAEREELIFLPGNPEPLRLGRDDPALQLLQRLRDEVHRYAITTHRNARGKHMRHSRLDDIPGIGRKKAAELLVKFGGAGKIAGLSREELMTVPGIGEKLAAKILEELRKN; this comes from the coding sequence ATGAGGGGAAATAAAATCATGAAGGAAAAAATTTCTGCCATCCTGAAAACTTTACCCGAAAGGCCGGGCGTTTATCTCATGAGGGACATTGACGGGAAAATAATCTACGTCGGAAAAGCAAAGAAGCTCAAGCGCAGGGTGTCATCATATTTCCGGCACGTTCACGCCTCGCCAAGACTCCGCAAGCTAGTTCAGCTAATCGATGACATTTCCATTATACGCACTGAGACAGAAGCGGAAGCCCTCATCACTGAGGCAAAATTAATCCGGCGTTACTCTCCTTTCTTCAACATTGAGCTGAAGATGAGCGACAAATATCCCTATGTCAAAATCACGAATGAAGATTACCCACGAATAGAAATCACGAGGCATAAATCTGATGACGGTGCTTTGTACTTAGGGCCTTTTGTTGACGCTGGCAATATTCGGAATCTCATGAGGCTTGCGGAACGATATTTCCCGCTGAGAGTCTGCCGATCGAAAATCATTCCCGGAAAAAAGTCCCGGCCGTGCGTTGAATACAGTCTCGGCCATTCTATGGGAGCCTGCGCGGGACTCTGCACTCAGTCAGAATACAAAGAGAGAGTAGCCGACATAATATTACTATTTGAGGGGAAACAGCCGGAATTAGTTGAACGTCTACGTGAGAGAATGAATCAGTCAGCAAAAAAATTAGAGTTCGAGAAAGCAGCAAGATACCGGGACACAATCCGGGCGGTGTGGCGTTTGTCCCGTCAGAAAATATCATCAGCACTGCAGGAGGATTTAGACGGCGAAACATGGAACGTGCTTAACCGATTGCAGGAAATTCTTGGGCTGAAGGTTCTTGCGTGGAGGATTGATGCTTTTGACATCTCGCACACGTCCGGGCATGACACATACGGGTGCTGCGTAGTGTTTGAGCAGGGGAGACCGAGTCCGAATCTCTATCGGCGGTTCAAGATTCGGAGTCTTTCTGACGGTGAAATAGATGATTTTGCGTCAATGTATGAGACAGTGAAGCGGCGTTATTCTCACGTGATGGACAACTCAGAGCCTGCCCCGCAGTTAGCATTGATTGACGGCGGGCCGGGACAGCTTGATTACGCATTGAGGGCGGTTAAAGAGCTGGGCTATGACATTCCGATGATTGCGCTTGCCGAGCGTGAAGAGCTAATATTTCTGCCGGGCAACCCGGAACCTTTGCGGCTGGGACGTGATGACCCTGCGCTTCAATTGTTACAGCGGCTAAGGGATGAAGTACACCGTTACGCCATCACGACACACAGGAACGCGAGGGGAAAACATATGAGGCATTCGAGGCTTGACGACATTCCGGGAATCGGGCGGAAGAAGGCCG
- a CDS encoding TAXI family TRAP transporter solute-binding subunit, giving the protein MKSIRISVIALLIASLLIGCSFAETDKTGWPDQLRFMAGPPGGNWFALGTALSEMWTGAGLPQTTSSSGGGVSNILNAHARRGDLGFSVTSLLGAALKGEADFKGRVVNNAVIMANLYTQYTYFIMRKDFAVKNGIKSVEDIIAKKLPMRFATLKPGTSSEFVVKALFEKGYGFDYKKTFQDWGGSVEYASYDGGADLLADNHLDCFAFSIGKIASTVMNIESQVDVVLLPVGQDALDKLSDAYGTVTLTIDPGIYKSVPEGAEPVKVVGDYTCIVIRKDLPESLVYELNKAIWEHKDALIAAVRDMAELEPSIALPEKVPAHEGSVKFWSELKK; this is encoded by the coding sequence ATGAAGTCAATTCGTATTTCTGTGATTGCGCTTCTCATTGCGTCATTGCTCATCGGCTGTTCGTTTGCTGAGACCGACAAAACCGGCTGGCCAGATCAGCTCCGTTTCATGGCAGGCCCTCCCGGCGGAAACTGGTTCGCGCTCGGCACTGCGCTTTCTGAGATGTGGACAGGCGCGGGACTCCCTCAGACAACAAGCTCATCAGGTGGAGGAGTCTCCAACATCCTCAACGCCCACGCTCGTCGCGGTGATTTAGGCTTCTCCGTAACGTCATTGCTTGGCGCGGCTCTCAAAGGCGAGGCAGACTTCAAGGGCAGAGTCGTAAACAACGCCGTAATCATGGCCAACCTTTACACGCAGTACACATACTTCATCATGCGTAAAGACTTTGCGGTGAAGAACGGCATTAAGTCTGTGGAGGACATAATCGCCAAAAAGCTCCCGATGAGATTCGCGACCCTCAAGCCCGGCACAAGCTCCGAATTTGTCGTGAAGGCATTATTCGAGAAGGGCTACGGCTTTGACTACAAGAAAACTTTTCAGGACTGGGGCGGAAGTGTTGAATACGCTTCCTATGACGGCGGAGCGGATTTGCTTGCTGACAATCATCTTGACTGCTTCGCGTTCTCAATCGGCAAAATTGCTTCTACTGTCATGAACATTGAGAGCCAGGTTGACGTTGTATTATTGCCTGTGGGACAGGACGCGCTTGACAAACTTTCGGACGCATACGGAACAGTAACGCTCACGATTGACCCGGGAATCTACAAGTCAGTCCCGGAAGGAGCAGAGCCGGTTAAAGTTGTCGGCGATTACACATGCATAGTCATCCGCAAAGATCTGCCGGAGTCGCTTGTGTACGAACTCAACAAAGCAATATGGGAGCATAAAGACGCGCTTATAGCAGCAGTGAGAGACATGGCCGAGCTTGAGCCGTCAATCGCTCTTCCCGAAAAAGTCCCGGCGCATGAAGGCAGCGTAAAATTCTGGAGTGAGCTGAAGAAATAA
- a CDS encoding TRAP transporter permease, giving the protein MRKLSGTTKTLIYLYVLAMGVFHLYTASAGNYEAYLQRSIHLAFVLPLAFVLFPVNSKASKDRVPIYDWLLAILAAAPGVYSMVNYTAITERIQQIDPLTTAQLVLGSLLVILLLEGTRRIVGLPLSLIAALFAVYMLYGYKLPGLLQGFQFQYPEVIEQLYLTDEGIFASPLGVSATYVMIFLIFGAFLEKSGAGDWFMSVAQAFTGTTPGGPAQIAVLSSCLFGSISGSAVANVYGTGTFTIPLMMKIGYEPFFAGAVEAVASSGGQIMPPIMGAGAFLMASFLGLQYREIMIAAIFPALLYYGALFLMVRLRALKTGLRGLDPSELPSKEYVLKRFYMIAPIVGLIAFLLIGYTPMRAALLGIGLAWLVSFFNFKPETTSSQKVMAFIVAGISLALGVVITLYPEIADSVKPGMQFVIVGAYMLIASYFNPGMNTRDFIDAIEQGARGIPLVCVACATAGIVLGAVSLTGIGGKLVGFVISFAGNMPLVALVLVMLIATLLGMGLPTTGAYILAAALGAPILVKLGFPPIAAHMFVFYYAIISNITPPVALAAYAASSIAGSNPNKTGFQAMQLGFLAYVVPFAFCYDPGLLMQGSWAQICWALLSGIGAVFAFAYMWMGYIRKPLNVVMRLLLAVSGVLCLMVWPAATIAGLVILVGVYALSLR; this is encoded by the coding sequence ATGCGTAAACTTTCAGGCACAACAAAGACGCTAATATACCTCTATGTTCTCGCTATGGGAGTGTTTCACCTTTACACGGCCAGCGCGGGAAACTACGAGGCATATTTACAGCGTTCGATTCATCTTGCGTTCGTGCTTCCGTTAGCGTTCGTGCTGTTCCCCGTCAACAGCAAAGCCTCGAAAGACAGAGTCCCGATATATGACTGGCTGTTAGCGATACTTGCGGCGGCACCGGGAGTCTATTCGATGGTGAATTACACGGCCATAACGGAGCGAATACAGCAGATTGACCCCCTCACCACAGCGCAGTTAGTGCTAGGCTCATTGCTCGTGATACTTCTGCTTGAAGGCACACGGCGAATCGTAGGGCTTCCGCTGTCATTGATTGCGGCGTTATTCGCGGTGTACATGCTTTACGGCTACAAACTTCCGGGCCTCTTGCAGGGATTCCAGTTTCAATATCCTGAAGTCATAGAGCAGCTATATTTGACGGACGAGGGAATATTTGCCTCACCTTTAGGAGTCTCAGCGACATACGTAATGATATTCCTGATATTCGGGGCGTTCCTTGAAAAGTCGGGGGCGGGCGACTGGTTCATGAGTGTGGCGCAGGCATTCACGGGAACGACTCCCGGAGGCCCGGCGCAAATCGCTGTGTTATCGTCGTGCTTGTTCGGGTCAATATCAGGTTCAGCGGTCGCAAACGTTTACGGAACAGGAACATTCACGATCCCATTGATGATGAAAATCGGGTATGAGCCATTTTTCGCGGGGGCTGTTGAGGCTGTAGCGAGTTCGGGCGGACAGATAATGCCTCCGATAATGGGCGCAGGGGCGTTCCTGATGGCCTCATTCTTGGGACTTCAGTACCGTGAAATAATGATAGCCGCAATTTTCCCGGCGTTGCTGTATTACGGTGCATTATTCCTGATGGTGAGACTCCGTGCGCTGAAGACCGGCCTGCGTGGACTCGACCCTTCCGAATTACCGTCAAAAGAATACGTGCTTAAACGTTTCTACATGATTGCGCCGATTGTGGGATTGATTGCGTTCCTGCTGATAGGGTACACGCCTATGCGGGCGGCACTGCTGGGAATCGGGCTTGCGTGGCTCGTGTCATTCTTCAACTTCAAGCCGGAGACGACATCATCACAAAAAGTTATGGCGTTCATTGTGGCGGGAATCTCTCTTGCTCTCGGAGTCGTCATCACGCTTTACCCTGAGATTGCCGACAGCGTGAAGCCGGGTATGCAGTTCGTGATTGTCGGAGCGTATATGCTGATTGCGTCATACTTCAATCCGGGAATGAACACGCGGGACTTCATCGACGCTATAGAGCAGGGCGCGAGGGGGATTCCGTTAGTGTGCGTTGCGTGTGCGACTGCGGGAATCGTTCTCGGCGCGGTGTCATTGACTGGTATCGGCGGAAAGCTCGTAGGGTTCGTGATTTCGTTCGCGGGGAACATGCCGCTTGTAGCTCTTGTGCTTGTCATGCTGATTGCGACTCTTCTCGGAATGGGACTGCCCACAACAGGAGCGTACATTCTCGCGGCGGCACTGGGCGCGCCAATTCTCGTGAAGCTGGGATTTCCCCCGATAGCGGCTCACATGTTCGTGTTCTACTACGCGATAATCTCGAACATCACGCCCCCTGTAGCTTTGGCGGCATATGCGGCGAGTTCTATTGCGGGGTCAAATCCCAACAAGACGGGATTCCAGGCCATGCAGCTGGGATTCTTGGCGTATGTTGTGCCGTTTGCGTTCTGCTACGATCCGGGACTCCTAATGCAGGGTTCATGGGCGCAAATATGCTGGGCGTTACTGAGCGGAATCGGCGCGGTGTTTGCGTTCGCGTATATGTGGATGGGATACATCAGAAAGCCTCTGAATGTCGTAATGCGACTCCTGCTTGCCGTGTCGGGCGTATTGTGCCTGATGGTGTGGCCTGCTGCGACAATTGCGGGACTCGTGATTCTCGTGGGAGTATATGCGCTGTCGTTGCGTTAA
- a CDS encoding amidohydrolase family protein has protein sequence MKALNVEHYYFSSTSTGNLPFREVRREIESLVEMSHGRAIPFLWVSPGMLRHSRDLRQYFYRDFAGIKIHGLQGWNPHGKEIRRAVSIAGDKKLPVLLHTGEHEICRAGAYMNLCREFGGVRIILAHGRPIDECISVMKECPNTFADTAFMPVNNIVRLRDEGLITRVLWGTDFPVMRYFYGTPPEDYYRQKISETLNALGESDFSRITHGNFNA, from the coding sequence ATGAAGGCACTCAACGTTGAGCATTACTATTTCTCGTCAACCTCAACAGGCAATCTCCCATTCCGTGAAGTGAGGCGGGAAATTGAGTCGCTTGTCGAAATGAGTCATGGCCGGGCGATTCCGTTCTTGTGGGTTTCGCCGGGAATGCTCAGACATTCGCGGGACTTGAGGCAGTATTTTTACCGTGATTTTGCGGGGATTAAGATTCACGGCTTGCAGGGCTGGAATCCTCACGGGAAGGAAATCCGCCGGGCTGTCTCGATTGCGGGGGACAAGAAGCTTCCTGTCCTCCTTCACACTGGGGAACACGAAATTTGCAGGGCGGGCGCGTATATGAATCTCTGCCGTGAGTTTGGCGGTGTCAGAATCATTCTCGCGCATGGCCGTCCTATTGATGAATGTATCAGCGTCATGAAGGAATGCCCGAATACTTTTGCCGACACCGCTTTTATGCCAGTGAATAATATCGTCAGGCTGAGGGATGAAGGATTAATCACGCGGGTATTATGGGGAACTGATTTTCCCGTGATGAGATATTTTTACGGCACACCGCCGGAAGATTATTACCGTCAAAAAATTTCAGAGACATTAAACGCTTTGGGAGAGTCAGACTTTTCACGCATTACTCACGGTAATTTTAACGCATAA
- a CDS encoding ankyrin repeat domain-containing protein codes for MPLIMQCITGIYTGESSIEHLKELIRLGADVDRRMNDGKGHTALVQAVVMSCPPEVIELIAENTKNINAKVSDGHSAYSIALSLENNPNEKTNVQNIEAALSILESKGAVIDFVDLCKAASGERVRKAILNGADVNKPDSSGITPLMMSIIANPTAGAFTALLTPFATDELMNADPSTRDVMMSAAVDLNARDNNGYTALDLAMKKCNVQATEILKSLGARANILRDKSRDEKFCRLCESGSIEDITSALKSWGYATAKDKSGKTPLMCAAEKNADERVIQLLIDYGADVNAVTEKKSSALHFAGDNTNPKVAEILVKAGANLEAVNIYGNTPLMSAALLQKDNTATINALIKAGANVNASPGFSYTENGHSLGGKFTVLIRAVASGKIENVRAVLDAGVRINESTIVIMDDNSVETTALTQAIAGRFEDIVKLLIERGTYVNVTEMNKEVTPLDIAYRGGNQVIIQMLRKAGARRNFFELCRTGTLAEVQLGINVGENINGRDSKGGSPLMYAAHDNHDPRVVEALIVEGADIRERVWLGNHNYTLTDIAIMRSNYGAAQVLRSYGIPSTM; via the coding sequence ATGCCGTTAATCATGCAGTGCATAACAGGAATTTACACGGGCGAGTCAAGCATTGAACACTTAAAGGAATTAATACGGCTCGGCGCGGACGTTGACAGGAGAATGAATGACGGAAAAGGACACACGGCTTTAGTTCAGGCGGTTGTCATGTCATGCCCTCCTGAAGTTATCGAACTAATCGCCGAAAACACGAAGAATATCAATGCAAAAGTTTCTGACGGTCATTCAGCGTACAGCATTGCTTTGTCTCTGGAGAACAACCCGAACGAAAAAACGAATGTTCAGAATATCGAGGCCGCTTTAAGCATTCTTGAGTCAAAAGGCGCAGTGATAGATTTTGTTGACCTCTGCAAAGCTGCGTCAGGCGAAAGAGTCCGAAAAGCTATCCTGAACGGCGCGGACGTAAACAAACCCGATTCAAGCGGAATCACTCCCCTGATGATGTCAATAATCGCAAACCCTACGGCGGGCGCATTTACTGCACTGTTGACTCCCTTTGCTACCGATGAGCTTATGAACGCAGACCCTTCAACACGGGATGTAATGATGTCAGCAGCGGTAGATTTGAATGCAAGAGACAATAACGGCTATACAGCTCTCGATCTCGCAATGAAAAAATGCAATGTCCAGGCAACAGAAATACTTAAATCACTCGGTGCGCGTGCAAATATTCTCAGGGATAAGAGCCGCGATGAGAAATTTTGCAGGCTTTGCGAGTCAGGAAGCATTGAAGATATAACTTCCGCCCTAAAATCATGGGGATACGCAACAGCAAAAGATAAATCAGGCAAAACCCCTCTCATGTGTGCCGCAGAAAAAAATGCTGATGAAAGAGTTATACAGCTTCTCATCGATTACGGTGCAGATGTAAACGCGGTAACAGAGAAAAAATCTTCAGCCCTTCACTTTGCCGGGGATAACACAAATCCGAAAGTCGCAGAGATTCTCGTGAAAGCAGGAGCAAACCTCGAAGCAGTAAACATTTACGGCAATACACCGCTGATGAGTGCCGCTTTACTCCAGAAAGACAACACAGCCACAATCAACGCGCTGATAAAAGCCGGAGCAAATGTGAACGCTTCACCGGGTTTTTCGTACACTGAAAACGGGCACTCACTCGGAGGAAAGTTTACCGTGCTGATAAGGGCTGTCGCTTCCGGAAAAATTGAGAATGTAAGAGCCGTTCTCGATGCCGGAGTAAGGATAAATGAATCCACTATTGTTATAATGGATGACAATTCGGTGGAAACGACAGCATTAACTCAAGCTATTGCCGGAAGATTTGAAGACATCGTGAAACTCCTAATAGAGCGTGGCACATATGTGAATGTAACAGAAATGAACAAGGAAGTTACGCCTCTGGATATTGCGTATCGAGGCGGGAATCAGGTAATAATCCAGATGCTGAGGAAGGCAGGCGCACGCAGAAACTTTTTCGAGCTTTGCCGGACAGGGACGCTTGCGGAAGTTCAGCTGGGAATCAATGTAGGCGAAAACATAAATGGGCGTGATTCAAAAGGCGGAAGTCCTTTAATGTATGCTGCTCATGATAATCATGATCCCAGAGTTGTTGAGGCATTGATTGTAGAAGGGGCTGACATACGTGAAAGGGTGTGGCTAGGCAATCATAATTACACACTCACTGATATTGCAATAATGAGGAGTAATTACGGAGCAGCACAAGTCTTGCGTAGTTACGGTATACCGTCAACGATGTAA
- a CDS encoding ankyrin repeat domain-containing protein, with translation MGFFGNLFRDKSRDDEFVKLCSNGSLVQVKEALSSWGYVKAKDKNSATPVMTAAMNGDLGIIRLILEKLGRDSSFVNLSDSKKFTALHYAVTFNPKHEIINILLNAGASLDSQEEHGMTPLMAALNLNQSEKAKILIEASKKSKADINAADSENWRALHYAALRSSFPEIITLLVEAGAKTELRNSANSTPLMMSLNNKNVEIHEVPHKKREQIQTLRTQRVCR, from the coding sequence ATGGGATTTTTCGGAAATTTGTTCCGGGATAAGAGCAGGGATGATGAATTTGTGAAACTCTGCTCAAACGGGAGTCTCGTACAGGTAAAAGAGGCTCTCAGCTCATGGGGATATGTCAAAGCAAAGGACAAAAACAGCGCAACACCCGTTATGACAGCGGCAATGAACGGGGATTTGGGAATCATCAGGCTGATTCTTGAAAAACTCGGAAGAGATTCCAGTTTCGTGAATTTATCCGATTCCAAGAAATTTACTGCCCTTCATTATGCAGTAACTTTCAATCCTAAGCATGAAATCATAAACATTCTGCTTAATGCCGGAGCATCGCTCGACTCTCAGGAAGAACACGGAATGACTCCGCTTATGGCAGCATTGAATCTCAATCAATCCGAGAAAGCAAAAATTCTCATTGAGGCTTCAAAAAAATCAAAGGCTGATATAAACGCAGCCGACTCGGAAAACTGGCGCGCCCTTCACTATGCTGCGCTGAGAAGTTCATTCCCCGAAATAATAACGCTTCTCGTTGAGGCAGGCGCAAAGACAGAACTCAGAAATTCGGCCAATTCAACCCCGTTAATGATGTCCCTCAACAATAAGAACGTTGAAATACATGAAGTCCCTCATAAAAAGCGGGAGCAGATTCAAACGTTGAGAACGCAAAGGGTATGCCGTTAA
- a CDS encoding PqqD family peptide modification chaperone, translating to MLVCLANDSFVRSFEDFGYITNQRTRQDRIYDASGKIFLQQLSRNPQSTDDITDSLMEIFTGVSREELAADFAEFVNDLEADGFIVSGMTEDEITAKMPRFSYGQSDRKTAPRTDFDSSHDAIATTEFLSDYFRDNPQIFSFQFELTSRCNERCRHCYLPGSRDFHDMETDLVMSILDQLAEMGTLKVTFSGGECFLHPDFIPILRHARENDFSISVLSNVTLLTDEIISALKDANIDLLQASVYSMNPDEHDYITQVPGSHAKTIQSLERLIAANVPVQISCPTMRKTYESYKAVLEWAYSHGIKGYTDYIMMARTDKSTDNLANRLTLDETESLLRDIINYDIEYRAILDTNAEPEPLNPDERVCGAGVDSMCVAANGEFYPCSGFQGWPLGNAHELTVSDVWNNSEALKKLRAVTRKDFPECMKCEAKPYCAMCMVRNLNETGSIFTVSKHFCDVAFINKRLVEEYMKGR from the coding sequence TTGCTAGTTTGTCTCGCTAATGATTCATTTGTACGTTCATTCGAGGATTTTGGGTACATAACTAACCAGCGCACAAGGCAGGACAGAATTTACGACGCAAGCGGGAAAATATTTCTTCAGCAGCTCTCACGCAATCCCCAATCTACAGACGACATCACAGACTCGCTCATGGAGATTTTCACGGGAGTCAGCCGGGAAGAATTAGCCGCAGATTTCGCAGAGTTCGTGAATGATCTTGAGGCTGACGGCTTCATTGTCTCAGGAATGACGGAGGACGAAATCACCGCAAAAATGCCCCGCTTCAGTTATGGCCAGTCTGACAGAAAGACCGCCCCCCGCACAGATTTTGACTCATCGCATGACGCAATAGCAACAACAGAATTTTTATCGGACTACTTCAGGGACAACCCGCAAATTTTTTCGTTCCAGTTTGAACTCACAAGCAGGTGTAACGAACGCTGCCGACATTGCTACTTGCCAGGCTCAAGAGATTTTCACGACATGGAAACGGACTTAGTGATGAGCATTCTCGACCAGCTCGCCGAAATGGGAACGCTTAAAGTTACGTTTTCGGGCGGTGAATGCTTTTTGCACCCGGACTTCATTCCCATTCTCAGACATGCGCGGGAAAATGATTTCTCAATCTCAGTATTAAGCAACGTAACATTATTGACTGACGAAATAATTTCAGCCCTCAAAGACGCAAATATTGATCTCCTTCAAGCCTCAGTCTACAGCATGAACCCGGACGAACACGACTACATTACGCAAGTCCCCGGCTCGCACGCAAAAACGATTCAGAGCCTCGAAAGACTCATAGCCGCGAATGTTCCCGTTCAGATTAGCTGCCCGACAATGAGGAAGACTTACGAGTCGTACAAAGCTGTGCTTGAATGGGCGTATTCACACGGGATTAAAGGCTACACGGACTACATCATGATGGCGAGGACGGACAAATCAACCGACAACCTTGCGAACCGTTTAACGCTTGACGAGACCGAGTCGCTTCTCCGGGACATAATCAACTACGATATAGAATACCGCGCAATACTCGACACTAATGCAGAGCCTGAACCGCTTAATCCTGATGAGCGAGTCTGCGGTGCTGGTGTCGACTCGATGTGTGTTGCCGCGAACGGGGAATTTTATCCGTGTTCGGGGTTTCAGGGGTGGCCTTTAGGGAATGCCCATGAGCTTACAGTTTCGGATGTGTGGAATAATTCTGAAGCTCTCAAAAAGTTACGGGCTGTTACGCGGAAAGATTTTCCCGAATGTATGAAGTGCGAGGCTAAACCGTACTGTGCTATGTGCATGGTGAGGAATCTCAATGAGACGGGATCAATTTTCACAGTCAGCAAACATTTCTGTGATGTCGCGTTCATCAACAAGAGGCTCGTTGAAGAGTATATGAAAGGAAGGTAA
- a CDS encoding formylglycine-generating enzyme family protein — MRLAIILAFVALMSGCSFAGEMVSVKGGKFLMGSPESENWRSDDELQHEVTVSDFMISPYEVTQAEYKRLTGDNPSSFPGDNLPVENVTWLEAVKFCNAKSESEGLKPAYTIDGAKVTWDLSSDGYRLPTEAEWEYSCRAGTRTPFNLEHSIGADEANFYGHYPYEIEENYFSQHKLTTKPGIYRATTIEPGKFPPNKLGLYDMHGNVGEWCWDIYAPYDVNAKMNPTGPESGTRRVNRGGGWSKHLPRLSAGAFGEDWYTA; from the coding sequence ATGAGACTCGCAATAATTTTAGCGTTCGTTGCGTTAATGTCGGGCTGTTCGTTTGCGGGCGAAATGGTCAGCGTGAAGGGCGGAAAATTTTTGATGGGCAGTCCTGAGTCTGAAAACTGGCGCAGTGATGACGAATTACAGCACGAGGTAACCGTGTCGGACTTCATGATTTCACCGTATGAGGTTACGCAGGCAGAGTACAAGAGGCTGACGGGCGATAATCCCTCGTCATTTCCCGGTGATAATCTCCCTGTCGAGAATGTTACGTGGCTTGAGGCCGTGAAATTCTGCAACGCAAAGAGCGAGTCAGAAGGCTTGAAGCCCGCGTACACGATTGACGGGGCTAAAGTAACGTGGGACTTGTCATCTGACGGCTACAGGCTCCCGACTGAAGCAGAATGGGAATATTCATGCCGTGCGGGGACTCGGACTCCCTTCAACCTTGAGCACTCAATCGGAGCTGACGAGGCAAATTTTTATGGTCATTATCCGTATGAGATTGAGGAAAATTATTTCTCACAGCACAAACTTACGACAAAGCCGGGAATTTACCGGGCTACAACAATCGAGCCGGGCAAATTCCCCCCGAACAAGCTCGGACTCTACGACATGCACGGGAATGTAGGTGAATGGTGCTGGGACATCTACGCCCCCTATGACGTGAACGCGAAAATGAATCCCACAGGCCCGGAGTCAGGGACTCGCAGGGTCAACCGCGGCGGGGGATGGAGTAAACATCTCCCACGCCTAAGTGCAGGAGCTTTCGGTGAAGATTGGTACACGGCCTAA
- a CDS encoding carboxymuconolactone decarboxylase family protein — protein sequence MGVIMIMAMSVTAFANVDEFRTTDPEFAEFFGNFAGVEVPSQSKLDARTRYMAIVATLMGCQGIDEFRAVLPEALEAGLTPSEVKEVIYQGTAYLGIGRVRPFLTSANEIFTAKGISLPLSPASTTTPANRVEKGNDSQVEIFGAGMKGFQDSGPEETRHINRWLAGNCFGDYYTRKGLTLREREMITFCYIAAQGGCEPQLTAHAKGNFNMGNDKAFLIDVVSQCLPYIGYPRSLNAITCINKAAE from the coding sequence ATGGGAGTGATTATGATTATGGCGATGAGTGTTACGGCTTTTGCGAATGTTGATGAGTTTCGTACGACTGACCCGGAATTTGCCGAGTTTTTCGGGAATTTCGCGGGCGTTGAAGTTCCGTCCCAGTCAAAATTAGACGCTCGCACAAGATACATGGCAATCGTTGCTACATTGATGGGCTGTCAGGGCATTGACGAGTTCAGAGCGGTGTTGCCGGAAGCGTTAGAGGCGGGCCTCACTCCGTCAGAGGTCAAAGAAGTAATCTATCAGGGGACGGCCTATCTTGGGATCGGTCGCGTACGGCCTTTCCTCACGTCAGCAAACGAAATTTTCACCGCAAAAGGAATCAGCCTGCCATTGTCGCCAGCGTCAACAACAACACCAGCAAACAGAGTCGAGAAAGGGAATGACTCACAGGTTGAAATATTCGGCGCAGGCATGAAGGGATTTCAGGACTCAGGCCCGGAGGAAACGCGCCACATTAACAGATGGCTCGCGGGAAACTGTTTCGGCGACTACTACACGCGCAAGGGACTCACACTCAGGGAGCGCGAGATGATTACATTCTGCTATATCGCGGCGCAGGGAGGTTGCGAGCCTCAGTTGACAGCACACGCAAAAGGCAATTTCAACATGGGAAATGATAAAGCGTTCCTGATTGATGTCGTGTCGCAGTGCCTTCCGTATATCGGTTACCCCCGGAGCCTTAACGCTATAACGTGCATAAACAAGGCGGCGGAATAA